Proteins encoded by one window of Nocardia goodfellowii:
- a CDS encoding ATP-binding cassette domain-containing protein, whose amino-acid sequence MQLIRFLLSISRVRIAAVVVAGLVCGAANTYLLTLIRGVVSPEPHPEVTVQTFALTGLVILVSGVLSQILLIRLAQDAIYRLRADLSSSIVSAPLEHLERLGMHRLMATLTEDVRSLSQAVTAIPSICIDVATIIGCFAFLSVVSGPIFAITVAGTLLGIACVETFLKRVRRVYQAARENEDALLRSFQAVTLGIKELKLHRGRRRDFMDRQLLGTSGELRDQNMDAGSKFAVAQGIGQILQLGTMALILFVLASALDLPHDVMVAYVLVTTFLSMPMQNFMHRLPDLLRGDVALAKIRTMNLSMATLHNEEQLPYTERPAVESARLELSGVSYSYRTELPPPFPPPGAPGPGGPGPGIPPPGQGRPGQGRPGGPPSGRGQHPPHFPPPGGPGGPDVNGHKRIHHGGADGMPMPMAPGPDTDEGFHLGPLDLVFEPGQITFVVGGNGSGKSTLAKLITGLYVPRSGRVALNGEQIDHENIEWFRQNSSAVFTDFHLFEEYLGFDRPDLDGEVRRYLEELQISHKVTVENGRLSTVDLSQGQRKRLALLTALLEDRAIYVFDEWAADQDPKFRDVFYREILTALKERGKTVIVITHDDRYFDCADQLVKLDFGRLVPAEHSSAPGEVVSGRG is encoded by the coding sequence ATGCAACTGATCAGATTTCTCCTCTCGATTTCCCGGGTGCGGATCGCGGCCGTGGTGGTCGCGGGCCTCGTCTGCGGGGCGGCGAACACCTACCTGCTCACCCTGATCCGCGGGGTGGTGTCGCCGGAACCGCACCCAGAAGTCACCGTGCAGACCTTCGCCCTCACCGGGCTGGTCATCCTGGTCAGCGGCGTGCTCTCGCAAATACTGCTGATCCGGCTGGCTCAGGACGCCATCTACCGGCTGCGCGCCGACCTGAGCTCCAGCATCGTTTCCGCGCCGCTCGAGCATTTGGAACGACTCGGCATGCACCGGCTGATGGCGACCCTGACCGAAGACGTCCGGTCGCTGTCGCAGGCGGTGACCGCGATCCCCAGCATCTGCATCGACGTGGCCACCATCATCGGCTGCTTCGCCTTCCTGTCGGTGGTGTCCGGGCCGATCTTCGCGATCACCGTCGCGGGCACGCTGCTCGGCATCGCGTGCGTGGAGACGTTCCTGAAGCGAGTCCGGCGGGTATACCAGGCGGCGCGCGAGAACGAAGACGCGCTGCTGCGGTCCTTCCAGGCGGTGACACTGGGCATCAAGGAACTCAAACTGCACCGGGGCCGCCGCCGCGACTTCATGGACCGGCAGCTGCTCGGCACCTCCGGTGAGCTGCGCGACCAGAACATGGACGCGGGTTCCAAATTCGCTGTCGCGCAAGGGATCGGGCAGATCCTGCAACTCGGGACGATGGCGCTGATCCTGTTCGTGCTCGCCTCCGCGCTGGACCTGCCGCACGATGTGATGGTCGCCTACGTCCTGGTGACGACCTTCCTGTCGATGCCGATGCAGAACTTCATGCACCGGCTGCCGGACCTGCTGCGCGGCGATGTGGCGCTGGCCAAGATCCGCACCATGAACCTGTCCATGGCGACGCTGCACAACGAGGAGCAACTGCCCTACACCGAGCGGCCCGCGGTCGAGTCGGCGCGACTGGAGTTGAGCGGTGTCAGCTACAGCTACCGCACCGAGTTGCCGCCGCCGTTCCCGCCGCCCGGCGCGCCGGGGCCGGGCGGTCCCGGCCCGGGTATCCCCCCACCCGGGCAGGGTCGTCCGGGACAGGGCCGTCCGGGTGGACCGCCCAGCGGTCGCGGACAGCATCCGCCGCACTTCCCACCTCCCGGCGGTCCAGGCGGCCCGGATGTCAACGGCCACAAGCGGATCCACCACGGCGGCGCCGACGGCATGCCCATGCCGATGGCCCCCGGCCCCGATACCGACGAAGGCTTCCACCTCGGGCCGCTCGACCTGGTCTTCGAACCCGGCCAGATCACCTTCGTCGTCGGCGGCAACGGCAGCGGTAAGTCCACCCTCGCCAAACTGATCACCGGTCTGTACGTCCCGCGCAGCGGACGGGTAGCGCTCAACGGCGAGCAGATCGATCACGAGAACATCGAGTGGTTCCGCCAGAACTCCTCGGCCGTCTTCACCGATTTCCATTTGTTCGAGGAATATCTCGGTTTCGACCGCCCCGACCTCGACGGCGAAGTCCGCCGCTACCTCGAGGAACTCCAGATCTCGCACAAGGTGACCGTGGAGAACGGTCGCTTGTCCACCGTCGATCTGTCCCAAGGCCAGCGCAAGCGCCTCGCCCTGCTCACCGCTCTGCTCGAAGACCGCGCCATCTACGTCTTCGACGAATGGGCCGCTGATCAGGACCCCAAATTCCGCGACGTCTTCTACCGCGAAATCCTCACCGCACTCAAGGAGCGCGGCAAGACCGTCATCGTCATCACCCACGACGACCGCTACTTCGACTGCGCCGACCAACTGGTGAAACTGGACTTCGGCCGCCTCGTGCCCGCCGAACATTCGAGTGCGCCCGGCGAGGTGGTGTCCGGCCGAGGCTGA
- a CDS encoding type III polyketide synthase, whose protein sequence is MFSQNTGRHLVGAAHGYGALPPAPPTTVAVIEGIATGSPSEVYSQAEAAEKVAALFADPAQQTRIPRIYQKTMIDNRHLAVDPLHPEFLAYSRKPATIRERMDLFYEHAVPLAVDVAGRAIAGIADPAAEIGLMVFVTSTGFIAPGVDVAVVKKLGLSPAIGRVMVNFMGCAAAMNGIRSAADYVRAHPDKKALVIALELSSVNAVFDDNVNDVIIHSLFGDGCGAVVIGAGQVRQPLAPGSVVIRDTFSQLFDDAEDGIVLRVNDNGITCELAESLPQYILHGVDPVVTEALQRNGLSKTDVELWAIHPGGPKIIEQSARSLGIPPETAAPSWDILAEHGNMLSVSLIFVLQSMIQQSESTAPISTGVAFSFAPGVTLEGMIFDIIRR, encoded by the coding sequence GTGTTTTCGCAAAACACGGGTCGGCACTTGGTGGGGGCAGCGCACGGATACGGAGCGCTTCCGCCCGCTCCGCCGACCACGGTGGCGGTGATCGAAGGGATCGCGACGGGGTCGCCGAGCGAGGTGTACTCGCAAGCCGAGGCGGCCGAGAAGGTGGCCGCGCTGTTCGCCGATCCGGCGCAGCAGACCCGTATTCCGCGCATCTACCAGAAGACCATGATCGACAACCGCCACCTCGCGGTCGATCCGCTGCATCCGGAATTCCTGGCCTACAGCCGCAAGCCGGCGACCATCCGGGAACGGATGGACCTGTTCTACGAGCACGCGGTGCCGTTGGCGGTCGATGTGGCCGGCCGTGCCATCGCCGGTATCGCGGACCCGGCCGCCGAAATCGGGTTGATGGTCTTCGTGACCAGCACCGGATTCATCGCGCCCGGGGTGGACGTGGCCGTGGTCAAGAAGCTGGGCCTCTCGCCCGCGATCGGGCGGGTCATGGTGAACTTCATGGGCTGCGCCGCGGCGATGAACGGCATCCGGTCGGCCGCTGATTACGTGCGCGCGCATCCGGACAAGAAGGCGCTGGTGATCGCCTTGGAGCTCAGCTCGGTGAACGCCGTGTTCGACGACAACGTCAATGACGTCATCATCCACAGCCTCTTCGGTGACGGCTGCGGTGCGGTGGTGATCGGCGCCGGACAGGTGCGTCAGCCACTGGCGCCGGGCAGCGTGGTCATCCGCGACACCTTCAGCCAGCTGTTCGACGACGCCGAAGACGGAATCGTGTTGCGCGTCAACGACAACGGCATCACCTGCGAACTCGCCGAAAGCCTGCCGCAGTATATTCTGCACGGCGTCGACCCGGTGGTTACCGAAGCGTTGCAGCGCAATGGGTTGAGCAAAACCGATGTCGAGCTGTGGGCCATTCATCCGGGCGGGCCGAAGATCATCGAGCAATCCGCGCGCTCGCTCGGGATTCCGCCGGAAACGGCCGCGCCCAGCTGGGACATCCTGGCTGAGCACGGCAACATGCTGAGCGTCTCGCTGATCTTCGTGTTGCAGAGCATGATTCAGCAGTCCGAATCCACGGCCCCGATTTCGACGGGCGTGGCGTTCTCCTTCGCGCCGGGGGTCACCCTCGAGGGCATGATCTTCGACATCATTCGCCGATAG
- a CDS encoding fatty acid desaturase, whose translation MTTSDRPATEEQEFRRPPGPPPGPPPVSNVWVYNGKAYDLSQWISKHPGGEFFIGRTKNRDITSIIGSYHKDPERIGRMIERYALDRQAIPEDIHPKANAPDFLFKEGFDSWRDTPKYRFDDKNDLLHQIKARLKEPELAVRLQRMDTLFNIVVAVLAVLYFAVQGLRLADPNWMPLPVFVIAMVVLRSSLAGFGHYAIHRAQKTQLSKVFVNAFDLNYVALAFVTADGHALLHHPHTQSEVDIKKNVFTMMMQVPRLYRIPVHTMHKFGHTVTGMLIRLLDVCRLVRQVGVRDMYGTRRGAMGHFVGSFGVRFLLIAELVAFTLAGDFWAWALQFVVTMWVSTFLVVASHDFEVDTEELHSDTEDWGVNQLEQAYDLTVVGNRWVDCFLSAGLSSHRVHHVLPYQRSGFANIATEDVVREEAEKFGVEWLPAKSFFTDRFPKQIRTYLLSPSREAEENKWGFVREHLSPSALKTCATYTAQGFTGIGTV comes from the coding sequence ATGACGACGAGTGACCGCCCCGCTACCGAGGAGCAGGAATTCCGTCGACCGCCCGGTCCGCCGCCCGGCCCCCCGCCGGTGTCGAACGTCTGGGTGTACAACGGCAAAGCCTATGACCTGAGTCAGTGGATCTCCAAGCATCCCGGCGGCGAGTTCTTCATCGGCCGCACCAAGAACCGCGACATCACCTCGATCATCGGCTCCTACCACAAGGATCCGGAGCGGATCGGGCGCATGATCGAGCGGTACGCCCTTGACCGCCAAGCGATTCCGGAGGACATCCACCCCAAGGCGAACGCGCCGGACTTCCTGTTCAAGGAAGGTTTCGACAGCTGGCGCGACACCCCGAAGTACCGGTTCGACGACAAGAACGACCTGCTGCACCAGATCAAGGCGCGGTTGAAGGAGCCGGAACTGGCGGTCCGCCTGCAGCGGATGGACACGCTGTTCAACATTGTGGTCGCGGTGCTCGCGGTGCTGTATTTCGCCGTGCAGGGGTTGCGCCTGGCCGATCCGAACTGGATGCCGTTGCCGGTGTTCGTGATCGCGATGGTCGTGCTGCGTAGTTCGCTGGCCGGCTTCGGGCACTACGCGATCCACCGGGCGCAGAAGACCCAGCTGTCGAAGGTTTTTGTGAACGCTTTCGACCTCAACTATGTCGCGCTGGCGTTTGTCACCGCCGACGGGCACGCACTGCTGCACCATCCGCACACCCAGAGTGAAGTCGATATCAAGAAGAACGTCTTCACGATGATGATGCAGGTGCCGCGGCTGTATCGAATTCCGGTGCACACCATGCACAAATTCGGGCACACCGTGACCGGCATGCTCATCCGGTTGCTCGATGTCTGCCGCCTGGTCCGCCAGGTCGGGGTGCGCGATATGTACGGCACTCGGCGGGGCGCGATGGGTCACTTCGTGGGTTCGTTCGGCGTGCGCTTCCTGCTGATCGCCGAACTGGTGGCGTTCACGCTGGCCGGCGACTTCTGGGCCTGGGCATTGCAATTCGTCGTCACCATGTGGGTGAGCACCTTCCTGGTGGTGGCCAGCCACGACTTCGAGGTCGATACCGAGGAACTGCATTCCGACACCGAGGACTGGGGCGTGAACCAGCTCGAACAGGCCTACGACCTGACAGTCGTCGGTAACCGCTGGGTCGACTGCTTCCTGTCCGCGGGCCTGAGCTCGCACCGGGTGCATCACGTCCTGCCCTACCAGCGCTCCGGATTCGCCAATATCGCGACCGAGGACGTGGTGCGCGAGGAGGCGGAGAAATTCGGGGTGGAATGGCTGCCCGCGAAGAGCTTCTTCACCGACCGGTTCCCGAAACAGATTCGGACTTATCTGCTTTCACCATCACGCGAAGCCGAGGAGAACAAGTGGGGCTTCGTGCGTGAACATCTGTCGCCCTCGGCGTTGAAGACGTGCGCCACCTATACGGCCCAGGGCTTCACCGGAATCGGAACGGTCTGA
- a CDS encoding LppX_LprAFG lipoprotein has protein sequence MSDLTTRTRITRRLRVGRRGIAPVVMAASVFAALVTGCSSNESSSATTTAPPPTELPEGTQLVSECAKTTQTLQAVHMDLNVTNIPNLPMEKIDAGVTNQPQGQGAAQGEAKIRTKPEADFIEAKFLVVDKTLYALTDGSTYTKIGPAEKIYDPGILLDKDKGLANVIAQVKNAKAEGREKIDGVDTVKVTGTISGSAIDPIAPRAGEGVGELPITLWIKDVAPPTTSATQLPSTAASPGTGPNLIRAIVKKDQGEIKLDLTDHGKPVNVLKPGS, from the coding sequence ATGAGTGACTTGACCACGCGTACGCGAATCACCCGACGACTCCGGGTCGGTCGGCGGGGCATCGCGCCAGTCGTTATGGCGGCGTCGGTGTTCGCCGCGCTGGTGACCGGTTGCAGCTCGAACGAATCGTCCTCCGCGACCACCACCGCACCCCCGCCGACCGAGCTGCCCGAGGGCACCCAGCTCGTGTCGGAATGCGCGAAGACCACGCAGACGCTGCAGGCGGTGCACATGGATCTGAACGTGACCAACATCCCGAACCTGCCGATGGAGAAGATCGACGCGGGCGTCACCAACCAGCCGCAGGGCCAGGGGGCGGCCCAGGGTGAGGCGAAGATTCGCACCAAGCCGGAAGCCGACTTCATCGAGGCCAAGTTCCTGGTCGTCGACAAGACGCTGTACGCACTGACCGACGGCTCCACCTACACCAAGATCGGTCCGGCGGAGAAGATCTACGATCCGGGCATCCTGCTGGACAAGGACAAGGGCCTCGCCAACGTCATCGCGCAGGTCAAGAACGCGAAGGCCGAGGGCCGCGAGAAGATCGACGGCGTCGACACCGTGAAGGTCACCGGCACCATCAGCGGTTCGGCGATCGATCCGATCGCGCCGCGGGCCGGCGAGGGCGTCGGCGAACTGCCGATCACCCTGTGGATCAAGGACGTTGCGCCGCCGACCACCTCGGCCACCCAGTTGCCGTCCACGGCCGCTTCGCCGGGCACCGGCCCGAACCTGATCCGCGCCATCGTGAAGAAGGACCAGGGCGAGATCAAGCTGGACCTGACCGATCACGGCAAGCCGGTCAACGTGCTCAAGCCCGGCAGTTAG